Part of the Alteribacter lacisalsi genome, GTGTCTTACGACTCCACCAGCGGGTAAACGCCGTTTTCGTCGTGAATCTCGCGGCCGGTCAGTGCCGGCTTGAATACGCAGACCATGCGCATGTCCGTTTTGGCACGGAGAAGATGCTCGTCATTTTTGTCCAGAGCATAAAGGGTATTTTCAGAGATTGGATGGATCTTGTTATCTGCAAGCGTCTCCACTTCCCCTTCCCCTTCAATGCAGTAGACGGACTCGAGGTGGTTCTGGTACCAGATATGTGTTTCGGTTCCGGCTTTGATCGTCGTATCGTGAACGGAGTAGCCCATGCCTACGTCGCTCAGCACGAGACGGCGGCTCGTCCAGTTCTCACCTTTTACTTCGTTTTCCGTTCCGATAATATCTTCGAGTTTAATAACCTTCATGTAAGGATCGCCTCCTGGAGTAATAGTAGTTTTATTGGAAAAATTAATCTGCAGCCTGTTTGTACACAGAAAGCGCAGCATCAACACTTTGTTCAATGATTTTGAAACCCTGCTCCAGCTCTTCATCGGTCATCGTAAGGGCAGGAAAGAGCTTAAATACTTCATCTTTACCGCCGGACGTTTCCATAATCACACCGCGTTTGAACGCTTCTGAAGCCACGCGCTCGGAGAGGCCTTCAACAGAAGACGCAATCCCCTGCATAAAGCCGCGGCCGCGTACTTTACCCTGAATATCCGGATTCTCTTCAACGATTCGATTCAGGAATTCTGTAATCCGCTTCGATTTTGCCTGGATGCTCTTCTCAAACGAATCGTCCTTCCAGTAGGAAAGGGACTCGGTCGCTGTAATGAAAGCGTGGTTGTTGCCGCGGAATGTGCCGTTATGCTCTCCCGGACTCCATTTATCGTACTCAGGTTTAATGAGCGTAATCGCAAGGGGAAGACCGAAGCCCCCGATTGATTTGGACAGACAGATCACATCCGGTTTTAGGCCCGCTTCCTCAAACGAGAAAAACGTTCCGGTCCGGCCCACACCGGCCTGAACATCATCAATGATCAGGAAAATGCCCCAGTTGCGGCAAATTTCCTCTACACGGCGAAGCCATTCCACGCGTGCAGTATTCAGACCGCCTTCACCCTGAACGGTTTCAAGAATGACGGCTGCCGGGATGGCCACACCACTTCCGTTATCCTCAAGAAAACGCTCGAGGTAGTCGAGGCTGTCTTCTTCGTTGACAAAGTTGTCGTACGGCATAGTGACTGTATTGTTAAGGGGAATCCCGGCACCTGCACGTTTAGCGGAGTTACCTGAAACAGCGAGGGAACCGATCGTCATACCGTGAAAACCGCGGGTGAAACTGATCACATCCGTGCGCCCGGTTACTTTACGGGCAATCTTTAAGGCACTTTCGACCGTGTTTGTGCCTGTCGGACCAGGGAACATGACGCGGTATTCCATATTACGGGGCTTGAGAATGACATCGTTAAATGTACGGAGAAATTCTCCTTTGGCTTCGGTTGCTTTATCGAGAGAGTGGGTAATCCCGTCGTTCTGTATATACTCCACCAGCTTTTCTTTCATTTTCGGGTCGTTGTGGCCGTAGTTCAGGGCACCTGCACCGGCAAAGAAATCAAGATATTCTTTCCCGTCAGCATCCCAGATCTTTGATCCTTTCGCTTTTGTAAAAACAGCAGGAAAACTTCTTACGTAACTGCGGACACTCGATTCAAGCTCTTCAAAAATACTCAGGTTGTTGTTCGTCATTTCGAAAAATTACCTCCAGCATGATTTTTTTATCGTAACAGTGGTTCTGATCTACTTGTTGTTCAGCGGACCGATCCGGTAGGTCAGCTCCGATTCATGTCCGTTGCCCGGAAACAGCCGGGAAGGGAAGCATGTTTTAATTTCACAGTCCACCTCATGGCGGCGGGCAAAGCCTTTAAAAAGGCTGTCCGATGCATCATTGGTTGGGGTTACTGTGGCTTCAAGATAACGTACATTGCGGCATACGTCGCGGCTCATCAGTTCGGAAAGCATGCGCGAAGCAATACCCTGTCCACGGAAAGAAGAGTCCACACCTACCTGCCAGACGAATACGGTATCGTCTGCCTCAGGAGGGATAAAAGCCGTAACGAATCCGGCCAGGCGGTCCTCCACCTTAGCCGTGACGCATGTATCTGCAAAAAACTTGCACATCATCAGGTACTTGTAGGGGGAATTCAGATCCAGCGAAGAGTTGTTTACCAGTTCCCACATCGCAGCACCGTCGTCCACACCAGGTTTTGTTAAAGTAAGAGTTTCTTTCTCAATAGCCGGCATTAATTTACCCTTCATGTAAAATAATCACCTCTAAAGCAGTGCGTGGTCTCATCTTTCATAAGAACCCTCTCCTTTAACAAAATTTTAAGTTTTTACACAACAACATTAAGCATAGTAAGAGCCTGCCCAATAGGCAAACCGCATTACTGGGCATATTTAGCTATATACCCTCCTTTTCAGAGAAAGAATCCACTGAATACACAAAGATATCAGATAACTGTAGAAAGGTAAGTATTGCAAGCGATTTCATCTCCGATGCCCTGTTTTTTCCATTCGCTGTTTAATTATGGGGACTTTTACCTGGATATTAGCGCTGTTATTCAAATAGAATAAACTTAAAGCTGAAAGATTAATAAAAACCTTGAAAACTGAACTCAGTTTTTATTTTAAAGAATAACCTGTGATAGTTTAGTAGGGGAGAGATCTGCACATGAATTTATTTACCGCGATGATCCTCAGCGCAATTCTTTTTTTCACGGCCTACATGCTCGGTGTGAGGAAAAATCTGAACTTCCTTACTCTCTTTATTCTCGGAATGGGAGAGCGGATGGTCACCGGAGACAGGGAAAAAGTGTGTGTGAGGTTCGCCTGGCTGGCAGCAGTAACAGGCGCGCTTGTACTGATTCATGCTGCCGCCGGCGAATATGCCGGATCGGCGCTGACAGCCGTGTCCGGAGCGATCATTCTCAGTATGGCGGTTTTCGCCTTCGCCGGGCTTCTCAAATACGGTTTTCGTGATCACGCGAAGAGGCCGGAAAAAGACTGAAGACTTACTTGGAAGAGGTGGAACGATGAAGAAAAAACCATTTTTGATAGACGCCCTTACAGGCAATTCCAAAACACTCGTATCCTATAATAAAAAAGGACAGATGGAGCGTCTGTTCTGGCCGCGGATCGATTCATTCCAGCAGCTGGAGGAAATCAATATCGGTGTGTACCTACCTAAGGCGCGCCGAACGACATATTTTCACGAAGACGGCTGGGAGCACAGCCAACGCTATGAGGAAGAAACGAACATTCTTATTAATGAGATCCGTCATGCTCACCTGCCGGTAACTGTGACACAGTTCTCCTACGTACTTCCCGACCGTGACGTTATTGTGCACGATTACATATTTAATGGTGATACCGAGGTGCTGGAAGGCGCTCTCCTCATGGTGGACGCAGCGTTTAATCTTGAGCATCAGTCGCGCTACCAGAGTGTGTATTTCAGCAGGGAAAGCCAGACTCACGTACATTACCTTAACAAAACAGCAGTGGCGATCGGTTCAGGGAACGGCGTCGACGGCTTTGAATCCGGGCGAAACGAAATTGGAGCAAGACGAAACGACCTGAATGGCAAGGAGGAAGTAAACAAGCAGGGAGGCGCCATCTCGTTTCATTTAAACGGTGCTGGAGAGGGACAGGCCGTGTCGGTTCATTTCGCAATGTCTTCAGCGCCAAAAGAAGCAGAGAGGCTCTGCCGGGAGACTCTCGCCGACAAGCAGGAAACGCTGTACGAACAAACAGCCGCACACTGGCAAAATCATCTTGCTTTAGCTGAAAAACAGGAGATAGAGGATCCACTTCGAAAGAAGCTGTACGACCGCTCGCTTCTCACGTTTGCCCTTCTTTATGACAAAGAAAACGGCAGCTTTATCGCCGGCCCGGAGGTGGATGAAGATTATGTCTACTCCGGTGGCTACGGCTACTGCTGGGGACGGGATGCCGCCTACATTGCCACGGCGGCTGACGTGGCAGGATACCATGATATGGTCAAGGCGTTTTACCAGTCAATGCTGGAGATCCAGGAGCCGAATGGATCCTGGAACCAGCGGCACTTTACCGATGGCAGTCTCGCTCCGGTTTGGGGACTGCAGATTGATGAGCCTGGTTCAATTCTCTGGGGTCTGAGCGGTCATCTGCTCCGGACGGAAAACGAGGCATTCGCTCATAAAGCGTGGCCGCAGCTGAAGCGCGGCGCGGAATTTCTACTTTCCTTTATTGACGAAGAAACGAAGCTGCCTCTTCCTTCTAAAGACCTCTGGGAAAAAAGGAGCGGAGAGCACCAGTACTCCGCAGCTGCCGTGTACGGCGGTCTGAGCGGTGTGGTGAAAGTCGCCCGCTGGCTCGGCATTTCAGAAGAGGATTTTGTGACACGCTGCGAAGAGGCGTGCCGAGAGATGAAAGAAGCGGTGCTCACCCGGGGATGGAGTGAAGAAGAGCAGTGTTTTCTCCGCTCACTTTATCTCGAAGTGGACGAGCTTGCCTATTTGCGGGCAAAGGAGTCAGGAGAGGAAGTGGCCTTCAGAGAGGACAAAAACGGCTTCACCAGCTACTACAAAGTGGAGGATCCGACCGTGGACATCTCCCTTCTCGGTCTCTCTGTACCGTTTGGTATGATCGATCCTCACGACCCAAAAATGGTCAAAACAGCAGAGAAAATCCGGGAACAGCTCACAAGCCCCGTCATCGGCGGCATCGAGCGCTTCCCCGGTGACATTTACATCGAAGGCAACCCGTGGATGCTCACGACACTGTGGCTGGCACAGTACTACCAGGCGGTTGACCGCCATGAGGAAGCGGACGAATTGATCGACTGGGTCGGCAGGTTCACTCCGGAGCTCGGATTGATCCCCGAGCAGGTGGACAAGTTTTCCGGCGAACCGGCCTGGGTGATGCCGCTCACGTGGTCCCATGCGATGTATGTGCTGGCACTGAAAGAAAGTAAATAACAGTGAAAGAACCCGCCTTGCATGAAAGGCGGGTTCTTTAGTGCGAATAGCTGGTTTATCTGCAGATTCTTTCTGATAATTTTCTGTAAAATCCCATCACATCTGAACCCTTCATAAAGTTCAGTGCATGCGTTTCTTTCTTTGTTGCGATTTCAATATTATTGGAAAACGAGAACATGCCTGTTTTTTCGATCGCAATCTCCTCGATTTTTCCGTAGGGAATAGACACGACGACCGATCTGGATTTGGAGAGAAGGGAGCGGTCAACGAAGAGAATCCTGTGGCTTGTAAACGCAACAAAATCAACAAGGAGTCCGTAGGTATCCTCCAGTTCTTCACTGTCGAATAAAAATTCCCGCGCCTGCTCCTGATGCTTCTGGCGATTATCACCTTTTGAGAACAGTCCCAAATTAAAACCTCCTGAAAGTAAAATGACGTGCTAATGTCCCATCCTACAGGTCAGATAAGCAGGATACAAGTGAGAGAATTACGTGTCAAACTCCTCCACAAACCTTCTCGCCTGCTTTGACAGGTGGCGCTGCTTGAGCCAGATCACAGCTGACTTGGCCCGCACGTGGGCATCGGTAATCGGAACGGCGGTAAGCTCCGGAGGGTGAAACGAGTCCAGGGTGGAGACAGGGACTATTGTGGCGCCGACGCCCTTTGCCACGAGGGAAAGCAGCATCGTCACGTCCGGACACTCGCAGATCACCGACGGCTCGAAGCCGTGCTTTCGGCACTCCTCGAGAATCATTTCGTACTGACCGGCTCCGCTGATCCGGTGAAGCAAAAGAAGCGGGACCCCCTTAAACTGTTCCATTCTCACCCCGCCCTCAGGAGTCTGCTCCGGCACCTGATCCCGGTGAAATACGCCGACGTACGCTTCGTCCGCCAGCTGTACGTGATCAAATTCCTTCATGGGAAGAGGGAGCCTCACAATGCCCACTTCGACCTGGCGATTTTTCACCAATTCTCCTATCTGAAACGAATCCCCGTCCCTAAGGAGAAACGTGACACCTGGATACGACTCACGAAAACGTCCGAGACGTCCGGGAAGCATGGAGAAACACGATTTGACCGTGCCGACTGCCAGCCTGCCCTTAAGCCCTTCGTCACGTTCCTTCACCTCATCACGGATTTCCTCCATTTCAAGCAGGATCCGCTCGGCTTTTTCAAACAGAAACGCACCGGCTTGCGTCAGTGTCATCGTCCGGCCGTGCCGCTCGAACAGCTGCACATCGAGCTCCGCTTCGAGCTGTTTCAGCTGCTGGGAAAGAGGCGGCTGAGCCATATGCAGGCGTTTGGCCGCCCGAGTGATCTGGCCTTCCTCGGCGATCGTATAGAAGTATTTGAGCTGCTTCACATCCACAAGTCCCGTCTCCTTCCATCTATATCGAAAACATATCGTTTCTATATCAAATCAATATTTCTCATATAGTGTAGCACATGGTACGTTTAAAATGAGTGAAAATTCGGATTAAAATGACAATCATGTTTTAAAAAAGAGGAGCGGATGTAATCATGAGATACGATGAAGCGAAGCAGCGTCTGAGAGGCTCGATCGCCCCGATCGTGACCCCGTTTAAAAAGGACTATTCTATGGATCTTGAAAAGCTTGGTGAACTGATCGACTGGCACGTGGACAGCGGCAGCCATGCGGTTTCTGTAACCGGTACAACGGGAGAGCCGAGTTCCCTTACGGTACAGGAGCGGATCACGGTAA contains:
- a CDS encoding glycoside hydrolase family 15 protein, with translation MKKKPFLIDALTGNSKTLVSYNKKGQMERLFWPRIDSFQQLEEINIGVYLPKARRTTYFHEDGWEHSQRYEEETNILINEIRHAHLPVTVTQFSYVLPDRDVIVHDYIFNGDTEVLEGALLMVDAAFNLEHQSRYQSVYFSRESQTHVHYLNKTAVAIGSGNGVDGFESGRNEIGARRNDLNGKEEVNKQGGAISFHLNGAGEGQAVSVHFAMSSAPKEAERLCRETLADKQETLYEQTAAHWQNHLALAEKQEIEDPLRKKLYDRSLLTFALLYDKENGSFIAGPEVDEDYVYSGGYGYCWGRDAAYIATAADVAGYHDMVKAFYQSMLEIQEPNGSWNQRHFTDGSLAPVWGLQIDEPGSILWGLSGHLLRTENEAFAHKAWPQLKRGAEFLLSFIDEETKLPLPSKDLWEKRSGEHQYSAAAVYGGLSGVVKVARWLGISEEDFVTRCEEACREMKEAVLTRGWSEEEQCFLRSLYLEVDELAYLRAKESGEEVAFREDKNGFTSYYKVEDPTVDISLLGLSVPFGMIDPHDPKMVKTAEKIREQLTSPVIGGIERFPGDIYIEGNPWMLTTLWLAQYYQAVDRHEEADELIDWVGRFTPELGLIPEQVDKFSGEPAWVMPLTWSHAMYVLALKESK
- the ectB gene encoding diaminobutyrate--2-oxoglutarate transaminase; the protein is MTNNNLSIFEELESSVRSYVRSFPAVFTKAKGSKIWDADGKEYLDFFAGAGALNYGHNDPKMKEKLVEYIQNDGITHSLDKATEAKGEFLRTFNDVILKPRNMEYRVMFPGPTGTNTVESALKIARKVTGRTDVISFTRGFHGMTIGSLAVSGNSAKRAGAGIPLNNTVTMPYDNFVNEEDSLDYLERFLEDNGSGVAIPAAVILETVQGEGGLNTARVEWLRRVEEICRNWGIFLIIDDVQAGVGRTGTFFSFEEAGLKPDVICLSKSIGGFGLPLAITLIKPEYDKWSPGEHNGTFRGNNHAFITATESLSYWKDDSFEKSIQAKSKRITEFLNRIVEENPDIQGKVRGRGFMQGIASSVEGLSERVASEAFKRGVIMETSGGKDEVFKLFPALTMTDEELEQGFKIIEQSVDAALSVYKQAAD
- a CDS encoding PH domain-containing protein, whose product is MGLFSKGDNRQKHQEQAREFLFDSEELEDTYGLLVDFVAFTSHRILFVDRSLLSKSRSVVVSIPYGKIEEIAIEKTGMFSFSNNIEIATKKETHALNFMKGSDVMGFYRKLSERICR
- the ectA gene encoding diaminobutyrate acetyltransferase; translated protein: MKGKLMPAIEKETLTLTKPGVDDGAAMWELVNNSSLDLNSPYKYLMMCKFFADTCVTAKVEDRLAGFVTAFIPPEADDTVFVWQVGVDSSFRGQGIASRMLSELMSRDVCRNVRYLEATVTPTNDASDSLFKGFARRHEVDCEIKTCFPSRLFPGNGHESELTYRIGPLNNK
- a CDS encoding ectoine synthase, which translates into the protein MKVIKLEDIIGTENEVKGENWTSRRLVLSDVGMGYSVHDTTIKAGTETHIWYQNHLESVYCIEGEGEVETLADNKIHPISENTLYALDKNDEHLLRAKTDMRMVCVFKPALTGREIHDENGVYPLVES
- a CDS encoding LysR family transcriptional regulator; amino-acid sequence: MDVKQLKYFYTIAEEGQITRAAKRLHMAQPPLSQQLKQLEAELDVQLFERHGRTMTLTQAGAFLFEKAERILLEMEEIRDEVKERDEGLKGRLAVGTVKSCFSMLPGRLGRFRESYPGVTFLLRDGDSFQIGELVKNRQVEVGIVRLPLPMKEFDHVQLADEAYVGVFHRDQVPEQTPEGGVRMEQFKGVPLLLLHRISGAGQYEMILEECRKHGFEPSVICECPDVTMLLSLVAKGVGATIVPVSTLDSFHPPELTAVPITDAHVRAKSAVIWLKQRHLSKQARRFVEEFDT